A single Bacillus sp. BGMRC 2118 DNA region contains:
- a CDS encoding dihydrofolate reductase — MTINERARRVILDLAVTLDGFIEGPNGEVDWCIMDPDMDFNKFLNQIDTILYGRKSYDIWGKYIPKNEDSDTDKEMWRLVHSKEKYVFSRTQKETDNRVILINDNIAEEVNKLKKKPGRDIWLYGGSSLITTFINLGLVDEFRLSVHPIILGEGKPLFIDINKRLNLQIVETKKFSSGVVQLIYRLN, encoded by the coding sequence ATGACCATTAACGAGAGAGCAAGAAGAGTGATTTTAGATTTAGCAGTTACTTTAGATGGATTTATTGAAGGGCCGAATGGAGAAGTTGACTGGTGCATTATGGACCCTGATATGGATTTCAATAAATTTTTGAATCAAATTGATACTATACTATATGGTAGAAAAAGCTACGATATATGGGGGAAATATATTCCAAAAAATGAAGACTCGGATACCGATAAAGAAATGTGGAGATTGGTTCATAGCAAAGAGAAGTATGTATTTTCCAGAACACAAAAGGAAACTGATAATCGAGTGATATTAATAAATGATAACATTGCTGAAGAAGTTAATAAGTTAAAGAAAAAGCCCGGTAGGGACATCTGGCTATATGGTGGATCAAGTCTTATTACAACCTTTATCAATTTGGGACTTGTTGATGAATTTAGATTATCTGTTCATCCAATTATTTTGGGAGAAGGAAAACCTTTATTTATAGATATAAACAAGAGATTAAATCTACAAATAGTTGAAACCAAAAAGTTTTCTTCTGGAGTTGTTCAATTAATTTATAGATTGAATTAA